A stretch of DNA from Hyalangium ruber:
GCCACCGGCGCACGGACCGAACATCCACACCGAGGAACTCCGCTACCTCATCGGGAGCGTATCCCTCCACCAAGCGCTGGATGGCCAGCCAGCGCCGATGCTCCAACTCTTCGGGCGAGCCTCGACTTCGCATCCTGCCAAGCTACCCTGGCTCTTCCGCGCGGACATTACTTTCCTGAGACGCTATAGCGCACCCGGCTGCCGATCAAGGACCGGCTGCCAGTGGCCTGGGCTCGCGACTGCGATAGGTTGCGCGATGCGCTCGCCCACCGTCGGCCGGAGGTGCCCAGCCCGCACTCGCCTGACGAACTCGCCGGCCCCTTCTCCTTCAACTTGCACTCCCTGGACGGCAGAACGGCGCTCCATTGCCTTCATGCTCTCGCTCTTATCAGGCTCTGCTCACGCCAGTGCTAACGGCCGACTTTGACTCAGGCATTCCTAACTGGGCTCTCCACCGGGAGCTACTTCGTCGCGGCTGCGGCCTGCGCCTGCCGCTTCCACTCTGCCGGTAGGCCGATGTTCAGGAACACGTCGAAACCCTGTCCTGGATATGCCGCGAGGATCCTCTGCTTGATGCGCTCGAGCCCCTCCGCCGTCGGCTCACCCTGCGGCTTCTCCGCCGCCACTTCCGCGATGACCCGCTCCAGGTACGCCTGCTCCTGGTCCAGCAAGCCCGCTCGGCCCGATGGGCCTCGCCCCGGGTGTACGTACTTCGGCTTCAGCGCCTTCATCTCGTCAACCCGCTTCAGCCACTCGTCCGTCTTGCCGATCTCCAGCCAGCTGTGCGCGTTGTTCGCCACCATGTCCCCCGGGAACAGGTGCCCCTCGTACTCCACCACCACGTGCGCCTCGCTGCACCCCGCCCCCATCACGTGCGCCTTCACCGTCACGCCCCCCGCGCTCAGCTCCGTCGTCGCCGCTCCGAAGCTGTCCGGCAATGGCACCTCCGTCGGGTAGTCCGGCTTGTAGCGCTCCGCGAACGCCTTCGTGCGGATCTCATGCACGTGCGGAATCGCCGCCCGCACCTGCTCGCTCGTCACCACCCGGATGCCTCGCTTGCGCAGCACGTCCGTCCCGTTGAACTTGTCCGGATTCGGGTGCAGCACGATCGCCAGCTGCGCCTTCTTCCCCGTCATCTGCTCCGCCCAGTTCACGAACTCCTCCGCCGCCGAGGGCAGGAACTGGGTGTCGATCAGGATCAGCCCCTCCGGGCC
This window harbors:
- a CDS encoding MBL fold metallo-hydrolase, coding for MRRIASVLLFTLMTGCATTRSPEGAQVTLTSRADARVGTYVSSPWGFSTSSYWIEGPEGLILIDTQFLPSAAEEFVNWAEQMTGKKAQLAIVLHPNPDKFNGTDVLRKRGIRVVTSEQVRAAIPHVHEIRTKAFAERYKPDYPTEVPLPDSFGAATTELSAGGVTVKAHVMGAGCSEAHVVVEYEGHLFPGDMVANNAHSWLEIGKTDEWLKRVDEMKALKPKYVHPGRGPSGRAGLLDQEQAYLERVIAEVAAEKPQGEPTAEGLERIKQRILAAYPGQGFDVFLNIGLPAEWKRQAQAAAATK
- a CDS encoding helix-turn-helix domain-containing protein, coding for MRSRGSPEELEHRRWLAIQRLVEGYAPDEVAEFLGVDVRSVRRW